A region from the Spirochaeta thermophila DSM 6192 genome encodes:
- a CDS encoding biotin--[acetyl-CoA-carboxylase] ligase, protein MVNPKRFILSRLREGGVVSGQELARELGISRVAVWKHVQALVERGYGIVSTGSGYVLEEDGDFLYPWEFSRPELVLWEEETGSTMDLARGCAASGAPEGTVVVAERQRAGRGRYGRVWETPPGAIAATVVWRPEGGLDRAWEVLFAAGVALAEVLREQGVPAVLHWPNDVYVEGKKVAGLLLEVLAEHTRLVWASLGMGVNVHARPGVEGAGALDEWTAGRIRRAALLEGVLTRMRGLLAEGPEAIRARWRRVCGLWGRRVVVEEQGRVVRGVAEDLGRQGELVVRTPEGGRVRVVSGVCTLEG, encoded by the coding sequence ATGGTTAACCCAAAACGGTTCATCCTCTCCAGGCTCAGAGAAGGCGGGGTGGTCTCCGGACAGGAGCTCGCCCGGGAGCTCGGGATCTCGCGGGTGGCGGTGTGGAAGCACGTCCAGGCCCTGGTGGAGCGCGGGTACGGGATCGTGAGTACGGGGAGTGGGTACGTGCTGGAGGAGGACGGGGATTTCCTCTACCCGTGGGAGTTCTCCCGTCCGGAACTGGTCCTCTGGGAGGAGGAGACGGGGAGCACCATGGATCTCGCGCGGGGGTGTGCGGCCTCGGGGGCGCCCGAGGGTACGGTGGTGGTGGCGGAGCGGCAACGGGCGGGGCGAGGCCGGTACGGGAGGGTGTGGGAGACCCCGCCCGGGGCGATCGCGGCCACGGTGGTGTGGCGTCCCGAGGGGGGGCTCGACCGGGCGTGGGAGGTGCTCTTCGCGGCGGGGGTGGCGCTCGCGGAGGTGCTGCGGGAGCAGGGGGTGCCGGCCGTGCTCCACTGGCCGAACGATGTGTACGTGGAGGGGAAGAAGGTGGCGGGACTCCTCCTCGAGGTGCTCGCCGAGCACACGCGCCTGGTGTGGGCGAGCCTGGGGATGGGGGTGAATGTGCACGCGCGGCCGGGGGTGGAGGGGGCAGGGGCGCTGGACGAGTGGACCGCCGGAAGGATACGGCGCGCGGCGCTCCTGGAAGGGGTGCTCACCAGGATGCGGGGGCTCCTGGCCGAGGGGCCCGAGGCGATACGGGCGAGGTGGCGGAGGGTGTGCGGGCTGTGGGGGAGGCGTGTGGTGGTTGAGGAACAGGGGAGGGTGGTGAGGGGGGTGGCCGAGGATCTGGGGAGGCAGGGCGAGCTGGTGGTCCGGACCCCGGAGGGGGGGCGGGTGAGGGTGGTGAGCGGGGTGTGCACGCTGGAGGGGTGA
- a CDS encoding heavy metal translocating P-type ATPase, which produces MEKRYIPSVDERAPAQGCGTGDACCTSCRTIQASPPEKEAPLWPHLAAAGGLLILIVLGEVLPGMPSLLRDAGFLGLYLWAGLPLWRSAVRSLVRGGVLDEFVLMSVATLGALLLGAFAEAAAVAVFYQLGEALQDRAVRRARDSITALLSVMPDRAHLVEGGSVREVRPEEVRPGQVVLVRPGERIPVDGVVRKGRTDLSLAVLTGESLPVAVEEGDEVQAGALNLTGVVEVEAVHPYAESSIVRIRRLVEEARERKGRVERFFTRFARVYTPLVVSIAAVVALVPPLLGLGSLARWGYRALVLLVISCPCALVVGIPLVYMNAMGVAAARGVLFKGGAVMDALARVSTVVFDKTGTLTRGVFALKEVEPAEGVRGDEVLEWAARAEAHAAHPVAEAVRSAYRERGGRLEGLDGRWREVPGRGVVAEVLGRRVVAGSDRLLHDEGIPHERCVRDGGVVEVAVDGRYVGRVRVEDAVREDAKGVLAALGRLGVRRVVVLTGDTEEAVQEVAGDLCIREWKAGLFPEDKVREVARLVEQAEGVVFVGDGVNDAAVLARADVGIAMGAGGTQAASESADVVLMEDSLHGVVEAVRLARKARVVLWENVVLILGLKLGLMVAGVAGLAGMWEAVIGDVGTTLLAVLNAVRAFGWGLRREGVRGGR; this is translated from the coding sequence ATGGAAAAGCGATACATACCATCGGTAGACGAACGCGCTCCGGCCCAGGGGTGCGGCACCGGGGATGCGTGCTGCACCTCCTGTCGCACGATACAGGCCTCCCCTCCGGAGAAAGAGGCCCCGCTCTGGCCTCATCTTGCAGCCGCAGGAGGGCTCCTTATCCTCATCGTGCTCGGCGAGGTCCTTCCCGGAATGCCTTCCCTGCTCCGGGATGCGGGTTTTCTCGGTCTCTATCTCTGGGCCGGTCTCCCCCTCTGGCGGAGTGCGGTGCGGAGTCTGGTGCGCGGTGGGGTGCTGGACGAGTTCGTCCTCATGAGTGTGGCGACCCTGGGGGCTCTGCTCCTGGGGGCCTTTGCAGAGGCCGCGGCGGTGGCGGTCTTCTATCAGCTCGGCGAGGCCCTTCAGGACAGGGCGGTCCGCCGGGCGAGGGACTCGATCACCGCCCTGCTCTCGGTGATGCCGGATCGGGCCCATCTTGTGGAGGGAGGATCGGTGCGGGAGGTGCGGCCCGAGGAGGTGAGGCCGGGCCAGGTGGTGCTCGTCCGCCCCGGAGAGAGGATACCCGTGGACGGGGTGGTGAGAAAGGGGAGGACCGACCTCTCCCTCGCGGTGCTCACCGGTGAGTCGCTTCCCGTGGCCGTGGAGGAGGGCGATGAGGTGCAGGCGGGGGCCCTCAACCTCACGGGAGTCGTCGAGGTGGAGGCGGTGCATCCGTATGCGGAGTCGTCGATCGTGCGGATCCGGCGACTGGTGGAGGAGGCGAGGGAGCGGAAGGGGAGGGTGGAGCGGTTCTTCACCCGGTTCGCGAGGGTGTACACGCCTCTGGTGGTCTCGATCGCGGCCGTGGTGGCCTTGGTGCCGCCGCTTCTCGGCCTGGGGTCGCTCGCACGGTGGGGCTACCGCGCCCTGGTGCTCCTGGTGATCTCGTGTCCGTGCGCCTTGGTGGTGGGGATTCCCCTGGTCTACATGAACGCCATGGGGGTGGCGGCTGCGCGGGGGGTGCTCTTCAAGGGTGGAGCGGTCATGGATGCGCTCGCGCGAGTGTCCACCGTGGTGTTCGACAAGACGGGAACGCTCACCCGGGGGGTGTTCGCCCTGAAGGAGGTGGAGCCCGCCGAGGGGGTGAGGGGGGATGAGGTGTTGGAATGGGCGGCGAGGGCCGAGGCTCACGCGGCCCACCCCGTGGCCGAGGCGGTACGAAGTGCCTACAGGGAGCGTGGGGGGCGGCTCGAGGGGCTGGATGGCCGGTGGCGGGAGGTGCCGGGCCGGGGGGTGGTGGCGGAGGTGCTGGGCCGGCGTGTGGTGGCGGGGAGCGACAGGCTCCTGCACGATGAGGGGATTCCCCACGAGCGGTGCGTGCGGGATGGGGGGGTGGTGGAGGTGGCGGTGGACGGTCGGTATGTGGGGCGGGTGCGCGTGGAGGATGCGGTGAGGGAGGATGCGAAGGGGGTGCTCGCGGCGCTTGGCAGGTTGGGGGTGCGGCGCGTGGTGGTGCTCACGGGCGACACGGAGGAGGCGGTGCAGGAGGTGGCGGGGGATCTGTGTATACGGGAGTGGAAGGCGGGGCTCTTCCCCGAGGACAAGGTGAGGGAGGTGGCGCGTCTGGTGGAGCAGGCTGAGGGGGTGGTCTTCGTGGGCGACGGGGTCAACGATGCGGCGGTGCTCGCGCGGGCCGATGTGGGGATCGCCATGGGGGCGGGGGGGACGCAGGCGGCGAGCGAGAGCGCGGATGTGGTGCTCATGGAGGATTCGCTCCACGGGGTGGTGGAGGCGGTGCGGCTCGCTCGGAAGGCGAGGGTGGTGTTGTGGGAGAATGTGGTCCTCATCCTGGGGCTCAAGCTGGGGCTCATGGTGGCCGGTGTGGCGGGGCTCGCGGGGATGTGGGAGGCGGTGATCGGCGATGTGGGGACCACGCTCCTTGCGGTGCTCAATGCGGTGAGGGCGTTCGGATGGGGGCTCAGGCGGGAAGGAGTGCGAGGAGGACGGTGA
- a CDS encoding biotin transporter BioY, translated as MDQKVVRYAVVCALFAALIVVGSYLSIPIGPVPIVLQNLFVLLAGLLLGPWLGAASVGLFLLAGAVGLPVFAGGTGGLAHLVGPTGGYLFGYLVAVVLAGLVAGRRGEVVRMIIAVVAGSLVIYAIGVPWLKVSLGMDWGKALAAGMLPFLIGDALKAAAAVAIARGLRPLLISQGFMQAS; from the coding sequence ATGGATCAGAAGGTGGTACGGTATGCGGTGGTGTGCGCCCTCTTTGCGGCGCTCATCGTGGTGGGTTCGTATCTTTCCATCCCCATAGGGCCGGTGCCCATCGTGCTCCAGAACCTGTTCGTGCTCCTCGCCGGGCTTCTCCTGGGTCCGTGGCTCGGGGCGGCGAGCGTGGGGCTGTTCCTTCTCGCAGGGGCGGTGGGTCTTCCCGTGTTCGCCGGGGGAACGGGAGGGCTCGCCCACCTCGTGGGTCCCACAGGGGGCTACCTCTTCGGCTACCTCGTGGCGGTGGTGCTCGCGGGTCTCGTGGCAGGACGTCGGGGTGAGGTGGTACGGATGATCATCGCAGTGGTGGCAGGCTCGCTGGTGATCTACGCGATAGGGGTGCCCTGGCTCAAGGTGTCGCTCGGTATGGACTGGGGCAAGGCCCTGGCCGCAGGGATGCTGCCGTTCCTCATAGGGGATGCGCTCAAGGCGGCGGCGGCCGTGGCGATCGCCCGTGGGCTGCGGCCGCTCCTCATCTCGCAGGGGTTCATGCAGGCTTCATGA
- a CDS encoding energy-coupling factor ABC transporter ATP-binding protein translates to MSIVVEGLSHRFPDGSWGLKDVWLTIHEGERVLLVGRNGSGKTLLMRHLVGLAQPTEGRVLVDGRDVRRDPFFARRRVGLVFQSAEAQLVRHTVRDEVALGPENLGLPGDEVARRVEGVMGRLGISHLAARHPRTLSGGEKRRVAIAGVLVMEPAYLVLDEPFANLDLPGIRSVLEALEVLEREGRGWVVISHEVWWLKDRVDRVVAMEGGRVVLEGRPEEVGGRLETLGIWEGGRV, encoded by the coding sequence ATGAGTATCGTGGTGGAGGGGCTTTCCCACCGCTTCCCCGATGGGTCGTGGGGGCTCAAGGATGTGTGGCTCACGATCCACGAGGGGGAACGGGTGCTGCTGGTGGGAAGGAATGGGTCGGGCAAGACGTTGCTCATGAGACACCTGGTGGGGCTCGCGCAGCCCACGGAGGGAAGGGTCCTGGTGGATGGTCGTGATGTCCGCCGGGACCCGTTCTTCGCGCGGCGGCGGGTGGGCCTGGTCTTCCAGAGTGCCGAGGCACAGCTGGTGCGGCACACGGTGCGGGACGAGGTGGCGCTGGGGCCGGAGAACCTGGGGCTGCCGGGAGACGAGGTGGCGCGTCGCGTGGAGGGGGTGATGGGGAGGCTGGGGATCTCCCACCTGGCGGCCCGTCATCCGCGGACGCTCTCGGGAGGGGAGAAGCGGAGGGTGGCAATCGCAGGGGTGCTGGTGATGGAGCCCGCCTACCTGGTGCTCGACGAGCCGTTCGCAAACCTGGATCTGCCGGGGATAAGGAGCGTCCTGGAGGCGCTCGAGGTGCTGGAGCGTGAGGGACGTGGATGGGTGGTGATCTCGCACGAGGTGTGGTGGCTCAAGGACAGGGTGGACAGGGTGGTGGCGATGGAGGGGGGGCGGGTGGTGCTGGAAGGAAGGCCGGAGGAGGTGGGGGGGAGGCTGGAGACCCTGGGGATCTGGGAAGGGGGGAGGGTGTGA
- a CDS encoding transporter, with protein MVVLIFALNLLLFFLRKMEPIGGKGTFAPFLMSGFEYGMFAFGVFSVAYGEEHIPLIAVTNLGHELFIWFIFVPALIGTAGGRRGLGRTTVSFMTSPVIIGIVLGLTANLLGLRIPLEGAPVSAGIIRMLEMISGMTGPLILLVLGQDSNSLHSGSIWHSEPSRSASRQSSSCSLHSAGSSSKDGWIYHPVTARPSSSSSLPPMFPIFMGEGHEEEQGRINTTLTLYTLVSLGAFLVYFGLFPTIET; from the coding sequence GTGGTGGTCCTGATCTTCGCCCTGAATCTCCTGCTCTTTTTCCTGCGGAAGATGGAGCCCATAGGAGGGAAGGGAACCTTCGCGCCGTTTCTCATGAGCGGTTTCGAATACGGCATGTTCGCCTTCGGGGTCTTCAGCGTGGCCTACGGGGAGGAGCACATCCCTCTCATCGCAGTGACGAATCTGGGCCACGAGCTCTTCATCTGGTTCATCTTCGTCCCTGCACTCATCGGCACAGCGGGTGGAAGAAGAGGACTCGGCAGGACCACCGTCTCGTTCATGACATCCCCTGTGATCATCGGGATAGTGCTTGGCCTCACGGCGAACCTCCTGGGGCTTCGGATTCCACTGGAAGGAGCACCCGTCTCGGCCGGCATCATCCGCATGCTGGAGATGATCTCGGGCATGACCGGACCTCTCATCCTGCTGGTATTGGGGCAGGACTCGAATTCTCTCCACTCGGGTTCCATCTGGCATTCAGAACCCTCGCGGTCCGCTTCCCGACAGTCCTCATCCTGTTCTTTGCACTCAGCCGGTTCGTCTTCAAAAGATGGCTGGATCTACCATCCGGTTACAGCACGGCCCTCTTCGTCCTCCTCCCTCCCCCCTATGTTCCCCATCTTCATGGGAGAGGGACACGAAGAAGAGCAGGGCAGGATCAACACCACCCTCACATTGTATACGCTGGTGTCCCTTGGCGCATTCCTGGTGTACTTCGGACTCTTCCCCACGATCGAAACATGA
- a CDS encoding energy-coupling factor transporter transmembrane component T family protein, whose product MRDTLLFFYQPGAGVLHRVDVRSKALGFVWACVATMASGRWGLGLLGVLGVGLCVGGGVRGVWRSVRGVLVLGALVLVGRALSTEGVVVWEGWGLRATAEGLVRGAVGAGKLGLLVVWAHLFLASTPLSSFEAALAWLLSPIPGLRRLRGLIAGTLSLMLSFLPLIAHQAALIRDALSARLLSPSRRPIHSLTLLSSTLIQNLFLLAQETADALTARSYTFTPPPLPPGPSLLPPLPFLAVLTPLTVLLALLPA is encoded by the coding sequence GTGAGGGATACGCTCCTCTTCTTCTACCAGCCCGGTGCGGGGGTGCTCCACAGGGTGGATGTGAGGAGCAAGGCGCTGGGGTTCGTGTGGGCGTGTGTGGCTACCATGGCGTCGGGGAGGTGGGGGCTGGGGTTGTTGGGGGTGCTGGGGGTGGGGTTGTGTGTGGGGGGCGGGGTGCGGGGGGTGTGGCGGAGCGTGAGGGGGGTGCTGGTGCTGGGGGCGCTGGTGCTGGTGGGGAGGGCGCTGAGCACGGAGGGGGTGGTGGTGTGGGAGGGGTGGGGGCTGAGGGCGACGGCGGAAGGGCTCGTGCGGGGGGCGGTGGGGGCGGGGAAGCTGGGCCTGCTGGTGGTGTGGGCCCACCTCTTCCTCGCCTCCACCCCCCTCTCCTCCTTCGAGGCCGCCCTCGCCTGGCTCCTCTCACCCATCCCCGGCCTGCGCCGCCTCCGCGGCCTCATCGCCGGCACCCTCTCCCTCATGCTCTCCTTCCTCCCCCTCATCGCCCACCAGGCCGCCCTCATCCGGGACGCCCTCAGCGCCCGCCTCCTCTCACCCTCACGCCGCCCCATCCACTCCCTCACCCTCCTCTCCTCCACCCTCATCCAGAACCTCTTCCTCCTCGCCCAGGAGACCGCCGACGCCCTCACCGCCCGCTCCTACACCTTCACCCCTCCTCCCCTCCCCCCGGGCCCCTCACTCCTCCCACCCCTCCCCTTCCTCGCCGTCCTCACCCCCCTCACCGTCCTCCTCGCACTCCTTCCCGCCTGA
- the glgP gene encoding alpha-glucan family phosphorylase, with protein MSDRSLPRVAYFSMEYGLSSEFKIYAGGLGILAGDYLKGAKDHGYPIVGIGILWKQGYTDQLIDEDGRPYDAYKNYRYDFLKDTGVKVKVRIRRRDVWCKVWLVDCFGNAPLYLLDTDLPENEDRWITGQLYGWFGEERIAQEMVLGIGGVRALRALGMEVDVYHFNEGHAVFAAFELIREKMEKGMGFEEAVQATREEVVFTTHTPVKEGNETHYLDRLLYMGANHGLTLEQLVRLGGAPFNMTVAALRLSRISNAVAQLHAETANRMWEGVEGRSQIIGITNAIHLPTWVDERILRAAEGAGDLWETHMDNKRALIAFVKERTGVELDPDALLIGFSRRAAPYKRSDLIFSDPKVIDPLLKARKIQIVFSGKAHPLDDTGKGIVANLVKMARTYPHAVVFLENYDMTIGRMLTRGADVWLNNPRRPLEASGTSGMKAAMNGVLNLSTLDGWWPEACQHGVNGWQFGDGFTSPDVEAHDRHDTEALYRVLTGEVIPTYYEQRGKWVEMMRQSILTTKDRFNVKRMLEEYYERMYRQK; from the coding sequence ATGAGCGACCGATCACTACCGCGTGTGGCGTACTTCTCCATGGAGTACGGCCTCTCATCGGAGTTCAAGATCTACGCCGGCGGGCTCGGCATCCTGGCCGGTGACTACCTGAAGGGCGCGAAGGATCACGGCTACCCCATCGTGGGGATCGGGATCCTCTGGAAGCAGGGCTACACCGATCAGCTCATCGACGAGGACGGCAGACCCTACGATGCCTACAAGAACTATCGCTACGACTTCCTCAAGGATACGGGCGTGAAGGTGAAGGTGAGGATCCGCCGGAGGGATGTGTGGTGCAAGGTCTGGCTCGTGGACTGCTTCGGGAACGCGCCCCTCTACCTGCTCGACACGGATCTCCCCGAGAACGAGGACAGGTGGATCACGGGCCAGCTCTACGGGTGGTTCGGCGAGGAACGGATCGCCCAGGAGATGGTGCTGGGTATAGGGGGCGTGAGGGCCCTGCGCGCCCTCGGGATGGAGGTGGACGTGTACCACTTCAACGAAGGACATGCGGTCTTCGCGGCGTTCGAGCTTATCCGCGAGAAGATGGAAAAGGGCATGGGCTTCGAGGAGGCGGTGCAGGCGACGCGCGAGGAGGTGGTCTTCACCACCCACACCCCGGTGAAGGAGGGGAACGAGACCCACTACCTCGACCGGCTCCTGTACATGGGTGCCAACCACGGCCTCACCCTGGAGCAGCTCGTGCGACTGGGTGGAGCTCCCTTCAACATGACGGTTGCCGCCCTGCGGCTCTCTCGGATCTCCAATGCGGTGGCCCAGCTCCACGCCGAGACCGCGAACAGGATGTGGGAAGGTGTGGAGGGGAGGTCGCAGATCATCGGGATCACCAATGCCATACACCTGCCCACCTGGGTGGACGAGCGGATACTAAGGGCGGCCGAGGGTGCGGGTGACCTGTGGGAGACGCACATGGACAACAAGCGGGCCCTCATCGCCTTCGTGAAGGAACGGACCGGCGTGGAGCTCGATCCCGATGCACTGCTCATCGGTTTCTCACGGCGCGCAGCCCCCTACAAGCGGAGCGACCTCATCTTCAGCGACCCCAAGGTAATCGATCCGCTCCTCAAGGCACGGAAGATCCAGATCGTCTTCTCGGGCAAGGCCCACCCGCTCGACGACACGGGCAAGGGGATCGTCGCCAATCTGGTGAAGATGGCGAGGACCTATCCCCACGCGGTGGTGTTCCTGGAAAACTACGACATGACCATAGGTCGGATGCTCACCCGTGGTGCGGATGTGTGGCTCAACAATCCACGCAGGCCGCTCGAGGCGAGCGGCACCTCGGGGATGAAGGCGGCCATGAACGGTGTGCTCAACCTGAGCACGCTCGACGGTTGGTGGCCCGAGGCCTGCCAGCACGGGGTGAACGGGTGGCAGTTCGGTGACGGTTTCACGAGCCCCGATGTGGAGGCACACGACAGGCACGACACCGAGGCCCTCTACCGGGTACTCACCGGAGAGGTGATCCCCACCTACTACGAACAGAGGGGGAAGTGGGTGGAGATGATGCGGCAGAGCATCCTCACCACCAAGGACCGCTTCAACGTGAAGCGGATGCTCGAGGAGTACTACGAGCGGATGTATCGACAAAAGTAA